From the genome of Bifidobacterium asteroides, one region includes:
- a CDS encoding YesL family protein, whose product MRFNLESPFWQFVNTLLRFTALNLLFVVTCIPLITIGPARSALYGTVFAYDDHEDIPLCRQYLQRFVREFKQSIIAFIIHAALGGIVIYSLTFWLSMKGAMIYPALIILIIGTVLLIFSYEFFYPLQSRYTNTVWGFFKLSVGVPMGIPLYAICLLAIDVAFAFLVYYVPFLRVLAIIFGFSWLAYAKSLIYLRAFDRFERGAKGDTQTTYKNGSL is encoded by the coding sequence ATGCGCTTCAACCTCGAAAGTCCTTTCTGGCAGTTCGTGAACACCCTTCTCAGATTCACTGCCCTGAATCTGCTCTTCGTCGTCACCTGCATACCCCTGATCACGATAGGTCCCGCCCGCAGCGCCCTCTACGGCACGGTCTTCGCCTATGACGACCACGAGGACATCCCCCTCTGCCGACAGTACCTGCAACGCTTCGTCCGGGAGTTCAAACAGTCCATCATCGCCTTCATCATCCACGCGGCGCTGGGGGGCATCGTCATTTACTCCCTGACCTTCTGGCTGAGCATGAAGGGGGCGATGATCTATCCCGCCCTCATTATCCTGATCATCGGAACCGTCCTTCTAATCTTCTCATACGAGTTCTTCTACCCCCTGCAGTCCCGCTACACCAATACGGTCTGGGGTTTCTTCAAGTTATCCGTAGGGGTTCCCATGGGGATCCCCCTCTATGCCATCTGCCTTTTGGCCATCGACGTGGCCTTCGCCTTCCTCGTCTACTATGTGCCCTTCCTGCGGGTCCTAGCCATCATCTTCGGCTTCTCCTGGCTGGCATACGCCAAGTCGCTGATCTATCTACGAGCCTTCGACCGTTTCGAGCGGGGCGCCAAGGGGGACACCCAGACCACCTACAAGAACGGTTCCCTGTGA
- a CDS encoding extracellular solute-binding protein: MNLKKKAMAAIAVAITGAMSLAGCGGGANSSDGPDDHSEMTVEMFSQDATAQGIQKGWFAKLIKDKFNIKLKVIAPGVTGNSETLFETRSAAGNLGDLILTHTGNGRLQKLVKADLITDLTPYIKNEKYLKKYKGALDRVTKVAGKEGVWGIPGNVSSQSPLKSNAGDEPGTAPHIRWDYYREVGYPKIENLDDFLNVMKLMQDKARADTGQKDIYALSLFKDWDGEMMKFPMDMASWYGYNTMNSVLTKADGSDDQTPIQEGGIYEQLLRFLNKAQRMGLIDPDSSTQTWDNVTAKTSQGKMLVDIWCWLGQPRINSAANKAKGIGFMLAPLEDMNIYSEGFAPDGVDPILAIGAKAKNKQRLVDFLDWLYSPEGVYATAQNAGGPVCPEKLCWTRSSEGNKLTDFGLKAMNEADGLKVPAEFGGGDYNKGISMMHFQGLNQNDIDPNTEETYNPALWKTELAKPNALRDDWSAHMDGAKTALEYLEKRKQVVVAPGAGYIPPEEDSQITAVRGQVKSEIVSQSWKAVYAKDDNEFNAILKTMRNNVKGLGYDKIEKIDMANAKAQTKARQDIVKEYENRTK; this comes from the coding sequence ATGAACCTCAAGAAAAAAGCGATGGCGGCGATCGCCGTCGCCATCACCGGTGCCATGTCCCTGGCGGGCTGTGGCGGCGGCGCTAATTCAAGCGATGGCCCGGACGACCACTCTGAAATGACCGTCGAGATGTTCTCCCAGGACGCCACGGCCCAGGGTATTCAGAAGGGCTGGTTCGCCAAGCTGATCAAGGACAAGTTCAACATCAAGCTCAAGGTCATCGCACCGGGTGTCACCGGCAACAGCGAGACGCTCTTCGAGACCCGTTCGGCAGCCGGGAACCTGGGCGACCTGATCCTGACCCATACGGGCAATGGCCGCCTGCAGAAGCTGGTTAAGGCCGATCTGATCACTGACCTGACCCCCTACATCAAGAACGAGAAGTACTTGAAGAAGTACAAGGGAGCCTTGGACAGGGTGACCAAGGTGGCCGGCAAGGAAGGCGTCTGGGGCATCCCCGGAAATGTGTCCTCGCAGTCCCCACTCAAGTCGAACGCCGGAGACGAGCCCGGCACGGCCCCCCACATCCGTTGGGATTACTACCGTGAGGTCGGTTACCCGAAGATCGAGAACCTGGACGACTTCCTCAACGTCATGAAGCTCATGCAGGACAAGGCCCGGGCCGACACCGGCCAGAAGGACATCTACGCTCTCAGCCTTTTCAAGGACTGGGATGGAGAGATGATGAAGTTCCCCATGGATATGGCCTCCTGGTATGGATACAACACGATGAACTCGGTCCTGACCAAGGCTGACGGCTCCGATGACCAGACCCCCATCCAGGAGGGCGGCATCTACGAGCAGCTCCTGCGCTTCCTCAACAAGGCCCAGAGGATGGGTCTGATCGATCCGGATTCCTCAACCCAGACCTGGGACAATGTCACCGCCAAGACCAGCCAAGGCAAGATGCTGGTCGACATCTGGTGCTGGCTGGGCCAGCCCCGCATCAACTCCGCTGCCAACAAGGCCAAGGGAATCGGGTTCATGTTGGCGCCCTTGGAGGACATGAACATTTATTCGGAAGGCTTTGCTCCCGATGGGGTGGATCCCATACTGGCAATCGGTGCCAAGGCCAAGAACAAGCAGCGCCTGGTCGACTTCCTCGACTGGCTCTACTCGCCTGAGGGTGTCTATGCCACGGCCCAGAACGCAGGTGGCCCCGTCTGTCCGGAAAAGCTCTGTTGGACTAGGAGCTCTGAAGGCAACAAGCTGACCGATTTCGGCCTCAAAGCTATGAACGAGGCCGACGGGCTGAAGGTTCCTGCAGAGTTCGGCGGCGGTGACTACAACAAGGGCATCTCCATGATGCACTTCCAGGGGCTGAACCAGAACGACATCGACCCGAACACCGAGGAGACTTACAATCCGGCCCTGTGGAAAACCGAACTGGCAAAGCCCAACGCCCTGAGGGATGATTGGTCCGCCCACATGGACGGCGCCAAGACGGCCTTGGAGTATCTGGAGAAGCGCAAACAGGTCGTGGTCGCCCCCGGAGCAGGATACATTCCACCCGAGGAAGACTCCCAGATCACCGCAGTTCGGGGCCAGGTCAAGTCCGAGATCGTCTCCCAGTCCTGGAAGGCGGTCTATGCCAAGGACGACAACGAGTTCAACGCCATCCTGAAGACCATGCGCAACAATGTGAAGGGGCTTGGCTACGACAAGATCGAGAAGATCGACATGGCCAACGCCAAGGCCCAGACCAAGGCACGCCAGGACATCGTGAAGGAGTACGAGAACAGGACCAAGTGA